The genomic window CGATCGCAACAATATTTAAAACAACATAATTATCGAGACGCTTGTGTCTGTCTATATCAGGGTATGCTGCAATTATTGGATGAACGCAATTTAATCCCCCAACACCATAGTCGTACCGATGGAGAGTATTGGCGATTAGTAGAAAGATTTCTCCACCCTCTACCCTATCAAACCCTCTTGTCAACCCATCAGTCTCTCCGTTTTGGTAACGTGGAAGCTTCCTTGAAAACTTGGCAAAATTGTGAAGAAGCTTATCGACAAATCGAAACAGACTTTACTTCTGAACAAGCTTACCAACAAATCAAAGAAAATATAGATATAGCGCGAAGCGCAGGGTAAAGGGGAAAGGGAGTTCAAGCTAAAACCTAACACCTTTTCCCTAACACCTCACATCTTTATCCAGAATTAAAAACTTTGTGTCCTTTGTGTCTTTGTGGTTTTTCATCGTTCTTAATTAGGGGTATTTAACCGGACTTGATATGAGAACTTTAGCTAAATGGTCTATCCAAGATTATCATCTCATGATTGACAGCGGTGTTTTAAACAATCGCTTTGTAGAACTTATCGAGGGGGAAATTGTTGAAATGAGTCCTGAAGGACCATTACATCGATTCATTAATGATAAAATAGCGGAATACTTGAGAGACTTACTAAGAGGTCAAGCCAAGGTCTTTGAATCTCATCCTATCACCCTTTCTAATTCAGAACCAGAACCCGATATTGCAGTAGTTCGTCTCCCC from Gloeocapsa sp. PCC 73106 includes these protein-coding regions:
- a CDS encoding DUF4129 domain-containing protein — encoded protein: MGEYQKDGLEWRLEQLSLRLQEWWEWRTSQVKIDLPDIDIPLFDWLTTELIEKIGGILFWLILILLLIGLGRALSIYVEGLKRLSFPSTMAMIKSDGKTSSSQWVERSQQYLKQHNYRDACVCLYQGMLQLLDERNLIPQHHSRTDGEYWRLVERFLHPLPYQTLLSTHQSLRFGNVEASLKTWQNCEEAYRQIETDFTSEQAYQQIKENIDIARSAG